The Congregibacter litoralis KT71 genome contains a region encoding:
- the sppA gene encoding signal peptide peptidase SppA, with protein sequence MIKRIFLALWRGLTILRLALANLIFIVLLVVLWMSFSGSPEPLPQRAALVLDPTGRVVDERSQIEAASLLFEQPAASRETLLTDLIDSVELARSDDRIAALVLKLGGLVSIGQSKTTELAEAIARFRETGKPVIAVGDYFTQDQYRLAVEADTLLMHPFGAVALEGFSFYTNYFADALDKLSVTMHVFRAGDYKSIAEPLLRNDMSPGERQITREWLDDLWDAYSSAVESRRGLEPGAVNALLNDFPARLRAVDGDGARLALEAGLVDELLDRSQQNSHLVSLVGATDEDGSFQGVSFSRYVTRMRPSRAASDLPKVAVVTAQGNMLPGDQPPGTIGSGSLSRLLRKTAERKGVEAIVLRVTTGGGSVFASEIIRAEIERIRKTGMPVVVSMGSVAASGGYYIATAADRIFATPTSLTGSIGVFAAFPTVERLLAKGGVQTDGLGTTELAGALRPDRALNPALADTLQQSVDHIYRQFLGLVSESRSIDLVTLDALAQGRVLSARDALEAGLIDGLGSLDDAAKEAAALAGLDDDYAVISILPEFSSSELLLQQLSDRMGAGRLMTMPGLASGLSALLEPVRRSVDMVDSFADPGHLYMRCFSCDL encoded by the coding sequence TTGATTAAACGAATTTTTCTCGCTTTGTGGCGGGGTCTCACGATACTCCGCCTGGCTCTGGCCAATCTGATTTTCATCGTCTTGCTGGTGGTGCTGTGGATGAGCTTCAGTGGCTCCCCTGAACCCCTGCCCCAGCGGGCCGCCCTGGTGCTGGATCCCACGGGGCGTGTGGTAGACGAGCGCAGCCAGATTGAAGCGGCCAGTCTGCTTTTTGAGCAGCCCGCGGCGAGCCGGGAAACGCTGCTCACGGATCTCATCGACAGCGTTGAACTGGCCAGATCGGATGATCGCATCGCGGCCCTGGTGCTCAAGCTGGGGGGCTTGGTATCCATCGGGCAGAGTAAGACGACGGAGCTGGCAGAGGCCATCGCCCGTTTTCGGGAGACGGGCAAGCCGGTGATTGCAGTAGGCGATTACTTTACCCAGGATCAATATCGCCTCGCCGTGGAAGCCGATACGTTGCTCATGCATCCCTTCGGTGCGGTAGCTCTGGAGGGCTTCAGTTTTTACACCAACTATTTTGCCGACGCATTGGACAAGCTCTCCGTGACCATGCACGTGTTTCGCGCCGGGGATTACAAATCCATTGCGGAGCCTCTGTTACGCAATGACATGTCGCCCGGTGAGCGCCAGATCACCCGGGAGTGGCTGGACGATCTATGGGATGCCTACAGCAGCGCGGTGGAATCCCGCCGCGGCCTGGAGCCGGGAGCAGTTAATGCGCTATTGAATGATTTTCCGGCGCGACTGCGGGCCGTCGACGGCGACGGCGCGCGCCTTGCCCTGGAGGCGGGGCTGGTGGATGAACTGCTGGATCGCTCCCAACAAAACAGTCATCTCGTTTCCCTGGTGGGGGCAACGGACGAGGATGGCAGCTTTCAGGGCGTGTCCTTCTCGCGCTACGTGACGCGGATGCGACCTTCACGGGCGGCGTCGGATCTACCCAAGGTGGCGGTAGTGACAGCCCAGGGAAACATGCTGCCGGGGGATCAGCCGCCGGGCACCATTGGCTCGGGCAGCCTCTCCCGGCTTCTGAGAAAAACCGCGGAGCGCAAGGGCGTTGAGGCGATAGTTCTCAGGGTAACCACGGGCGGCGGGAGTGTCTTCGCCTCGGAAATCATCCGGGCCGAGATAGAGCGGATTCGAAAAACCGGTATGCCTGTTGTGGTGAGCATGGGCAGTGTTGCGGCGTCGGGGGGGTATTACATCGCCACCGCGGCAGATCGCATTTTCGCAACGCCTACCAGCCTCACGGGGAGCATCGGTGTCTTTGCCGCGTTTCCCACCGTTGAACGTCTTCTGGCAAAGGGGGGAGTGCAAACGGACGGTCTGGGCACCACCGAACTGGCGGGCGCTCTTCGTCCCGACCGGGCCCTCAACCCGGCTCTCGCCGATACGCTGCAGCAGTCCGTGGATCATATTTACCGGCAGTTTCTTGGCTTGGTTTCCGAGAGTCGCTCTATCGATCTGGTGACGCTGGATGCTTTGGCTCAGGGCAGGGTGCTGAGCGCCAGGGATGCCCTGGAGGCTGGACTCATCGATGGCTTAGGGAGTCTGGATGACGCCGCAAAGGAGGCGGCTGCCCTCGCGGGTCTGGACGACGACTATGCCGTGATCAGCATACTGCCCGAGTTTTCCTCCAGTGAGTTGCTATTACAACAGCTGAGCGATCGCATGGGGGCTGGCCGCCTCATGACAATGCCGGGTCTTGCATCGGGGCTCAGTGCCTTACTGGAGCCGGTGCGGCGAAGCGTCGATATGGTCGACAGCTTTGCCGATCCCGGCCATCTCTATATGCGCTGTTTCAGCTGCGATTTGTAA